One segment of Triticum aestivum cultivar Chinese Spring chromosome 2A, IWGSC CS RefSeq v2.1, whole genome shotgun sequence DNA contains the following:
- the LOC123191184 gene encoding uncharacterized protein produces the protein MDSGQISSVGRELEMGRGSGKQQSEISMLMEEILSLQRERQDLAGSLTPSISYWRERVSPTATEWMVAGRGTMAASIIKPASSILQSGSEQVHLPHAVRDVQKELGNYFDFVLQDIEHLGHRMLSTSHFLWSSRAPISSCQADELVRTTSKLMQISTDIYDAGVDKSKEDEKKQRKKHKEVEEDTTKKMERKREEEQKKMGWNKDNQAELEESRKKAELMRSHEFFRLSSNVREKPNHYKNELAMMFTEDDEKEYEREMEAERQAEMERKQRKQKKKQQQIVVEQGADQNRTKSPMELLKEDMDTELRLFARHREYWEDTNISKTGQCGRFEDNTTLSPMQFTHYTPGITLPPAAVTGTTVQIYSFKITRLHNDLKWPLYVYGEVAARDTVDRNRNLLFCRSEFRGQVLTENDSSLCLTGPSRAIVAEDPVDFEVELRIIEGDDEIKDRVLMSLSKRYDGAEQPLCFHGSMCSAELSLGRLAATVQATIVGVRVGEGRWPFEFGGRVTCSLYSAEVDDHLCDEVVLLDSAEKIPEDGLDGYISLSRSVVSVQLQGRLKVSIQAYGRSEPPVDVEFHPQDCNITMGSCSVYGTTVDITVAWSRLVRDKMDLLIEGYSTQA, from the exons ATGGATAGCGGGCAGATCTCGTCCGTGGGCAGGGAGTTGGAGATGGGCAGGGGATCCGGGAAACAGCAGTCTGAGATATCTATGCTGATGGAGGAGATCCTGTCCCTGCAGAGGGAGCGCCAAGATCTGGCCGGTTCTCTTACTCCCAGCATTTCTTACTGGAGGGAAAGGGTCTCTCCAACAGCAACAGAGTGGATGGTCGCTGGAAGGGGAACCATGGCCGCGAGCATTATCAAACCAGCCTCCAGTATCCTCCAGTCCGGCTCAGAGCAGGTACATTTACCCCACGCTGTTAGAGACGTCCAGAAAGAACTCGGGAACTACTTCGATTTTGTCCTCCAAGACATAGAGCACTTGGGTCACCGGATGCTATCTACCTCACATTTTCTTTGGAGTTCCCGTGCCCCAATCTCCTCGTGCCAGGCCGACGAGCTGGTTAGGACAACATCCAAATTAATGCAAATCTCTACGGATATCTACGATGCTGGGGTGGACAAGAGTAAGGAGGatgagaagaagcagaggaagaagcacAAGGAGGTGGAAGAAGATACCACCAAGAAGATGGAAAGGAAGAGGGAGGAGGAGCAAAAGAAGATGGGATGGAACAAGGATAATCAGGCTGAACTGGAGGAGAGTAGGAAGAAGGCTGAGTTGATGCGGTCCCATGAATTCTTTCGTCTCTCATCCAATGTCAGGGAGAAGCCCAACCATTACAaaaatgagttggcgatgatgTTTACAGAGGACGACGAGAAGGAGTATGAGAGGGAGATGGAGGCAGAGAGGCAGGCGGAGAtggagaggaagcagaggaagcagaagaagaagcagcagcagattgttGTGGAGCAGGGCGCTGACCAGAACAGAACAAAGTCCCCAATGGAGCTTCTCAAAGAGGATATGGATACCGAGCTGCGACTCTTTGCCCGCCACCGTGAGTACTGGGAAGATACAAACATCAGCAAGACCGGACAGTGCGGTCGGTTCGAAGATAACA CCACTTTGAGTCCTATGCAGTTTACACACTACACACCCGGTATCACCCTGCCCCCTGCTGCTGTCACTGGGACAACCGTTCAGATCTACTCCTTCAAAATTACTCGACTGCACAATGACCTCAAATGGCCACTCTATGTGTACGGTGAGGTCGCTGCCCGGGACACCGTGGACCGCAACCGCAATCTTCTCTTCTGTCGGTCAGAGTTTAGGGGCCAAGTACTCACTGAAAAT GACTCTTCCCTATGCTTGACTGGCCCTTCTCGTGCAATTGTAGCGGAGGATCCTGTTGACTTCGAAGTTGAACTAAGAATTATTGAGGGCGATGATGAGATCAAAGACAGAGTATTGATGAGTCTTAGCAAGCGTTACGACGGTGCAGAGCAACCTTTATGCTTCCATGGCTCCATGTGTAGTGCAGAGTTGAGCCTTGGGCGACTTGCTGCAACGGTCCAGGCAACTATCGTGGGGGTTCGTGTTGGTGAAGGGAGGTGGCCTTTTGAATTCGGAGGCCGAGTTACTTGCTCCTTGTATTCTGCCGAGGTTGATGATCACTTGTGTGATGAAGTTGTTTTGCTTGATTCCGCTGAAAAAATTCCTGAAGATGGTTTAGATGGGTATATTTCTCTTTCAAGGAGTGTTGTGTCAGTACAATTGCAAGGACGGCTGAAAGTTAGCATACAAGCATACGGGAGATCTGAACCTCCAGTTGACGTTGAATTCCATCCCCAGGATTGCAACATAACTATGGGTAGTTGTTCTGTCTATGGCACTACGGTGGACATCACGGTTGCTTGGTCCCGGCTTGTCCGGGACAAGATGGATTTACTAATTGAGGGTTATTCTACCCAGGCGTAG